In the Pseudonocardia sediminis genome, GGTGGCCCTGCACAACGGGGCGCTGACCCGGGCCGACCGCCTGGCCGCGTCGTTGCTGCTGGGCGGGCCGGGGTCCGTGGTCACCGGGCTGGACGCGTTGTGGGCGGCCGGTCTGCGCCGGTGTCCGCAGCCGAGCGGTCCGGTCCACCTGCTCGGACCGCCGGACCGGCGTCGCACGGGTTACGGACTGCTGATCGTGGAGCGGACCGACCGGTTACCACCCGCGGTCGGCCCGGTGCCGTGCGCGCCGGTGGTGCGCGCGGTGCTGGACTGGTCACGGCGCAGCCGCGACCGCAACGCCGTGCGGGCTGCCCTCGCGGAGGTGGTGCAGCGAGGCCGGTGCACGCCGGCGGAGCTGGTCGCCGAGCTGGAGCAGGGATGCGGCCGAGGTTCGGCCCTCCCACGCTCGGTGCTGCGGGAGGTCGGGGACGGGGTCCGTTCGGTCGCCGAGGCGCGGGCCCGAGAGGTACTGCTGTCCAGCCCGGTCCTGCGCGGCGCGTTGTGGAACCCGCGTCTGCTCGACGCCGGTGGTCGCTTCGTCGCGATGCCCGACGTCTGGTTCGACGACGTCGGGATGGCCTGGGAGATCGACTCCTACGAGTGGCACCTCTCGCCCGCGGACTACGAGCGCACACTGGCGCGCCGGTCGGCGATGGCCGCGCACGGGATCGTCGTCGTGCACGGGACGCCGAACCGTCTCGGGAGGGACCCCGCCGGCGTCCGGGAGGAGCTGGAGCGGATCCATGCGCAGTGCCGCCTCCGCCCGCGTCCCGCGCTGCGCGTGGAACCGGCGCCCACGGGCGGCGTGCTGCTCGGCCGGGACTCGGGGTGAGGCGTGACCGGTACGCGGGGCCCGTCCGGCACCGGGGCGGACGAGCGGCGCTCTCGTCGCAAAGGTTCCGACGAGAGTGCCGCTCGCTGGGTCGGTGCCCCGGGGCCGGGCGGTGGGTGGGGTCAGCGGGTGGCGGGGGCGAGGTCGGCGGGGCGCTCCTGGGCGTCGGAGGCGAGGGGCGCCGGGGTGAGGAAGACGATCACCATCGCGACCAGGCCCGCACATCCTGCGGCGACGAAGGCCGTCGTGTAGGCGAAGCTCGAGGGCAGGACGGCGCCGCCGTCGAGGGTCATCACGCTGGCCGTGGTCACCGCGGTGGCGACGGCGGTGCAGGACGACGTCCCGAGCTGGCGCATCAGGGTGTTGAGGCTGTTCGCCGCCGCGGTCTCGCTCTCCGGGACCGCGCGCATGATCAGCAACGGCAGGGCGGAGTAGGACAGGGCCGCGCCGACGGCGGTGGTCGTGCTGGCCGCGATGAGCAGGCCCAGGTTCGCGGGCAGGGTGGCGAAGGCGAGGTTGCCGGTGCCGAGCAGGAGTGTGCCGACCACCAGCGTCGTCCGCGGGCCGCGCAGGCGCGAGAGCGTGGCCGAGACCTGCGAGAACACCACCATCGAGCCGCCCATCGGCAGTAGCACCAGGCCGGCGACGATCAGCGACAGGCCGAACCCGTAGCCGGTGGCCTCGGGGGCCTGCAGGATCTGGGTCGCCAGCACGAAGCCGGTGAACATGGCGAAGCCGATCATGACCGTCGCGACGTTCGTCCAGAGCACCGCCGGTCGTGCGGCGACCCGCAGGTCGATCAGCGGGTTCCGGCCGCGCAGCTCGTAGCGGCCCCAGGCGAGGCCGACGACGAGCGCCGCGACGAACAGCCCGAGGACCAGCGGCGAGGTCCAGCCCCACTCGTTGCCCTTGGAGATACCGAGCAGGAGGCAGACCAGCGCGATGCTGATCCCGACCGCGCCCACCATGTCGAACCGGCCGCCGCCACGCAGCGAGGACTCCGGGACGAGCTTGCGCACGAGCAGGATCTGCACGACCGCGAACACGGCCGCACCGGCGAAGAGCCAGCGCCAGCTCGCGAACTGGGCGACGACACCGGTGATCGGCAGCCCGATCGCGCCGCCGAACCCGAGCGACGAGCTCATCAGCCCGACGCCGCTCCCCACCCGGTCGGGAGGCAGGACGTCGCGCATCAGGCTCATCCCGAGCGCGATCACACCGAACGCCGTACCCTGCAGCACACGTCCGGCCAGCAGCACCGCGATGTTCGGGGCGATCGCGCCGAGCAGCGAGCCGACGCCGACCATGCCGAGCGCGACCAGCAGCATCCGCCGCTTGCCGTACATGTCGCCGAGGCGCCCGAGCATCGGTGCGGACACCGCACCGGCGATCAGGTTGGCGGTGATCAGCCAGGAGGCCGTCGACGGGCTCACCGACATCAGCTGCGGGAACTGCGGCAGTAGCGGCACCACCATGGTCTGGACCAGGGACACCA is a window encoding:
- a CDS encoding MFS transporter, giving the protein MADATTRTRPLVAITVLASCGLLVSLVQTMVVPLLPQFPQLMSVSPSTASWLITANLIAGAVSAPMLGRLGDMYGKRRMLLVALGMVGVGSLLGAIAPNIAVLLAGRVLQGTAFGVIALGMSLMRDVLPPDRVGSGVGLMSSSLGFGGAIGLPITGVVAQFASWRWLFAGAAVFAVVQILLVRKLVPESSLRGGGRFDMVGAVGISIALVCLLLGISKGNEWGWTSPLVLGLFVAALVVGLAWGRYELRGRNPLIDLRVAARPAVLWTNVATVMIGFAMFTGFVLATQILQAPEATGYGFGLSLIVAGLVLLPMGGSMVVFSQVSATLSRLRGPRTTLVVGTLLLGTGNLAFATLPANLGLLIAASTTTAVGAALSYSALPLLIMRAVPESETAAANSLNTLMRQLGTSSCTAVATAVTTASVMTLDGGAVLPSSFAYTTAFVAAGCAGLVAMVIVFLTPAPLASDAQERPADLAPATR